A single genomic interval of Dromiciops gliroides isolate mDroGli1 chromosome 1, mDroGli1.pri, whole genome shotgun sequence harbors:
- the TIGD7 gene encoding tigger transposable element-derived protein 7, whose product MNKRGKYTTLNLEEKMKVLSRIESGHSLKSVMDEFGISKSTFYDIKKNKKLILDFVLKQDMPLVGAEKRKRTTGAKYGDVDDAVYMWYQQKRSAGVPVRGVELQAAAERFAQCFGRTDFKASTGWLFRFRNRHAIGNRKVCGEQILSSVSENVEPFRQKLSMIIKEEKLCLAQVYNGDETDLFWKSMPENIQANKKDICMPGQKINKERLSALLCANADGTHKLKSVIIGKSKQSRSIKDDVNTLSVIYKSSKDVWFTRESFSEWFFQNFIPEVRDFQLNVLRLDENDIKAVLLLDNSPAHPSDESLISNDGRIRCIFFPPNTTSVIQPMNQGVILSCKRLYRWKQLEESLVIFEDSDEQETRGEKTVAKIKAYNIKSAISNWAKSWDEVKQITIANAWENLLYKKEPEYHIQGLEDGDYREILERCDDLETNLDDVRVWLTGDNEARCHPKMEDVTREVTQEEVVEEEVEQHSAKFKLSSVRENLDCLLDFVDATPEFQRFYFTLKEMQQELIKKQSQRRARSKIGNFLKPRVHNIKDSFNLPSTSGSSN is encoded by the coding sequence ATGAATAAGAGAGGAAAATACACAACATtgaatttagaggaaaaaatgaaggtcTTGAGTAGAATTGAATCTGGGCACTCTCTTAAAAGTGTAATGGATGAATTTGGAATCAGTAAATCAACAttttatgacattaaaaaaaataagaagttgATTTTGGACTTTGTGTTAAAGCAAGATATGCCATTAGTcggagcagagaaaagaaaaagaacaacaggTGCCAAATATGGTGATGTTGATGATGCAGTATACATGTGGTACCAACAAAAGCGTTCAGCTGGTGTTCCTGTTAGAGGTGTGGAACTTCAGGCTGCTGCTGAGAGATTTGCACAGTGTTTTGGTCGAACAGACTTCAAAGCCAGCACTGGTTGGCTTTTCAGATTTCGAAATAGGCATGCAATAGGGAACCGAAAAGTATGTGGGGAACAAATTCTGAGTTCAGTTTCAGAAAATGTTGAACCATTTAGACAAAAGCTATCCATGATCATCAAAGAGGAGAAACTATGTTTGGCTCAGGTGTACAATGGGGATGAAACAGATCTCTTTTGGAAGTCAATGCCAGAAAATATTCaggcaaacaaaaaagatatatgtaTGCCAGGgcagaaaataaacaaagaacgATTATCAGCTCTTTTGTGTGCAAATGCAGATGGGACCCACAAGTTGAAGTCAGTTATTATTGGAAAATCAAAGCAGTCTAGGTCTATTAAGGATGATGTAAATACTTTATCAGTGATATACAAATCTAGTAAAGATGTCTGGTTCACCAGAGAATCATTTTCAGAATGGTTCTTTCAAAATTTCATTCCCGAGGTTAGAGATTTTCAGCTTAATGTCCTGAGATTGGATGAAAATGATATAAAAGCAGTGTTACTCCTAGACAATTCTCCAGCCCATCCTTCAGATGAGTCTCTAATTAGTAATGATGGGAGAATCAGATGTATCTTCTTCCCCCCAAACACTACATCAGTGATTCAGCCAATGAATCAGGGTGTGATCTTGAGCTGCAAGCGACTTTATAGATGGAAGCAGCTTGAAGAGAGTCTGGTAATCTTTGAAGACAGTGATGAACAGGAAACAAGAGGAGAAAAAACAGTTGCAAAAATCAAAGCTTATAACATAAAAAGTGCAATTTCTAACTGGGCAAAGAGTTGGGATGAAGTAAAGCAAATAACAATAGCAAATGCATGGGAAAATCTACTTTACAAAAAAGaaccagaatatcatattcaaggCTTAGAAGATGGTGATTATAGAGAAATTCTTGAGCGATGTGATGACCTAGAGACCAATTTAGATGATGTCAGGGTGTGGTTAACTGGAGATAATGAAGCTCGTTGTCACCCCAAAATGGAAGATGTTACTAGAGAAGTTACCCAGGAAGAAGTTGTTGAAGAGGAAGTAGAACAACATTCAGCAAAGTTTAAATTATCCAGTGTTCGAGAGAATTTGGACTGTCTTCTTGACTTTGTTGATGCCACGCCAGAGTTTCAGAGATTCTATTTTACACTGAAAGAGATGCAACAAGAATTAATAAAAAAGCAATCCCAGAGAAGAGCCCGTTCTAAAATTGGTAACTTTTTAAAACCAAGGGTTCATAATATTAAAGATTCCTTTAATTTGCCTTCAACTTCTGGGTCCAGTAATTAA